A genomic stretch from Candidatus Methanomassiliicoccus intestinalis Issoire-Mx1 includes:
- a CDS encoding endonuclease V, with protein sequence MLGKVSVGALMLESPDVVSLVYEATSQIPKGMVSTYGDIAKALGDVRASRAVGEILSKNPTPIVVPCHRVVYSDGKVGWYSGKGKNSDKKITLLESEGVEIKNGSIENFSSVRFAEFNIPNVLKQLRDEQEEIREHVVEEDDFGVLRHVVGLDVSYIGERSFGVAAVYSLENNELVEIKKVECSVRFPYIPTYLSYREAPVLSKLIDVKDAIYLVDGHGLLHPRAGIASHLGVLCNVPTIGAAKSLLYGHVESPESNRSEITIDGKISGIALKEGRSATYVSVGHRVSLNTATELCIRFLCHGIPLPLRTAHNEATLARKRAT encoded by the coding sequence GTGCTGGGAAAAGTATCAGTAGGTGCGCTGATGCTCGAATCTCCCGATGTTGTTTCATTGGTGTATGAAGCAACATCCCAAATCCCAAAAGGAATGGTTTCAACATATGGGGATATTGCCAAAGCGCTTGGGGATGTTCGGGCTTCAAGAGCTGTCGGAGAAATTTTGTCTAAAAACCCGACTCCAATAGTTGTACCATGCCACAGGGTTGTATATTCAGACGGAAAGGTCGGATGGTACAGCGGAAAAGGCAAAAATTCAGACAAGAAAATCACCCTTCTTGAATCAGAAGGAGTTGAGATCAAAAACGGAAGCATAGAGAACTTTTCTTCCGTGAGATTTGCAGAATTTAATATTCCAAATGTGCTGAAGCAGCTTCGGGATGAGCAGGAAGAGATACGTGAACACGTTGTAGAAGAAGACGATTTTGGAGTTCTCCGGCATGTTGTCGGTTTAGATGTATCATACATTGGTGAAAGATCGTTTGGCGTAGCTGCAGTCTACAGCTTGGAAAACAATGAGCTGGTAGAGATTAAGAAGGTTGAGTGCTCCGTAAGATTTCCATATATTCCTACATACCTATCTTACCGGGAAGCTCCAGTACTTTCAAAGCTGATTGATGTAAAAGATGCAATATATCTGGTAGATGGACATGGTCTGCTGCATCCCCGGGCGGGAATAGCTTCGCATCTGGGAGTGCTTTGCAATGTCCCAACAATCGGTGCCGCTAAATCATTATTATACGGCCATGTGGAATCACCAGAATCAAACAGATCAGAGATCACGATTGACGGAAAGATATCCGGAATTGCATTAAAGGAAGGGCGCTCAGCAACATATGTTTCAGTCGGCCACCGTGTATCTCTAAATACAGCAACTGAATTGTGCATTCGCTTCTTATGTCACGGGATTCCACTCCCTCTTAGAACAGCGCATAATGAAGCAACACTCGCAAGGAAAAGAGCTACATGA
- a CDS encoding nitroreductase family protein — MEVSTAIANRRSVRKYKPEQISKADMSKILEAARLSPSARNDQARKLIVITDKKIKLEMVAACKNQSFVKECGAVLIAVHNPEKRWSAEDCVIMLDHITLQAEELGMGTCWIGAFEEDKVKEVAKIPADMRVALCMTIGYPDESPAARPRKDLDEIVCWEKYQ, encoded by the coding sequence ATGGAAGTGAGTACAGCTATTGCAAACAGAAGAAGCGTCAGAAAATACAAGCCGGAACAGATTTCCAAAGCGGATATGTCTAAGATTCTGGAAGCTGCCCGTCTGTCGCCGTCTGCAAGAAACGATCAGGCAAGAAAGTTGATTGTGATAACAGATAAAAAGATAAAATTAGAAATGGTCGCCGCCTGCAAAAACCAAAGCTTCGTAAAAGAATGCGGAGCAGTTTTGATTGCAGTTCATAATCCCGAGAAAAGATGGAGTGCGGAAGACTGCGTGATTATGCTTGATCACATAACGCTGCAGGCAGAAGAGCTGGGAATGGGCACCTGCTGGATAGGCGCTTTTGAAGAAGATAAGGTCAAGGAAGTCGCCAAAATACCTGCAGATATGCGCGTTGCACTGTGTATGACGATTGGCTATCCGGATGAATCGCCTGCTGCAAGACCAAGAAAAGATCTGGATGAAATTGTGTGCTGGGAAAAGTATCAGTAG
- the amrS gene encoding AmmeMemoRadiSam system radical SAM enzyme yields MLKADYQVGKYWEKIGGKIHCELCPHSCMIPRGKSGRCKVRSNKHSVLETPYGNLSSAHVDPVEKKPLFHFHPSTYVYSIGGWGCNLSCKNCQNYQISQVWVVNSAVTSPEEICKRALSKKCGGIAFTYNEPTTWYEFMEDTAAEARKNGLYTVCVTNGYIQKEPMSELLEYIDAFNIDVKSFSDQFYQKYCGGTLKPVLESVELAAEHKNHIELTYLVIPGINDSHEELEAFSNWVRSINERIPVHFNAFHPCFELRHLDSTPISTLLNARQIGYDQGLKYVYLGNVNYPSAGDTVCPRCGRVAVRRVSTRAQKTDGICRFCNEELNMVVNPKDNTSVRFWEYE; encoded by the coding sequence ATTTTAAAAGCTGATTACCAGGTAGGAAAATACTGGGAAAAGATCGGAGGAAAGATACACTGCGAACTCTGCCCTCATAGCTGCATGATACCCAGAGGCAAATCTGGACGATGTAAAGTGAGATCCAATAAACATAGTGTTCTGGAAACACCCTATGGAAACCTTTCCTCAGCCCATGTAGATCCTGTTGAAAAGAAGCCTTTGTTTCATTTTCATCCCTCCACATACGTGTATTCCATCGGCGGCTGGGGCTGCAATCTGAGCTGCAAAAACTGCCAGAATTATCAGATTTCGCAGGTATGGGTCGTAAATTCAGCAGTTACCTCGCCAGAGGAGATCTGTAAAAGGGCGTTATCTAAGAAATGCGGCGGAATTGCCTTCACATACAATGAGCCGACGACCTGGTATGAGTTTATGGAAGATACTGCTGCAGAAGCCAGAAAGAACGGATTATACACCGTATGCGTGACCAACGGTTACATTCAGAAAGAACCGATGAGCGAACTTCTTGAGTATATCGATGCTTTCAATATTGATGTAAAATCATTTTCAGATCAGTTTTATCAAAAATACTGCGGCGGAACACTGAAGCCGGTCCTGGAAAGTGTGGAACTGGCAGCAGAGCATAAAAATCATATCGAACTGACATACCTTGTTATACCCGGGATAAATGACAGCCATGAGGAATTGGAAGCTTTTTCAAACTGGGTAAGAAGCATAAACGAACGGATACCAGTGCATTTCAATGCATTCCATCCATGCTTTGAATTGCGTCATCTTGACAGTACGCCGATAAGTACTCTTCTAAATGCCAGGCAGATAGGGTATGATCAGGGTCTCAAATATGTGTATTTAGGAAACGTCAACTACCCCAGTGCTGGAGATACTGTTTGTCCAAGGTGCGGACGGGTTGCTGTGAGAAGAGTGTCAACCCGCGCACAGAAAACAGACGGCATCTGCAGATTCTGCAACGAAGAACTTAACATGGTGGTAAATCCTAAAGATAACACATCAGTACGGTTTTGGGAATATGAGTAA
- the thiL gene encoding thiamine-phosphate kinase — protein MATLGTVGEKALVNEIVKNSHSRVALGPGDDAAAIKIGDKCIVVSSDIMSKKTHASEGMSYYDIGWFAAAVNYSDVAAMGAAPIGILVSLFMERDLEVSCFREMMRGVRECSDAIGAEILGGDTKEGAGIVISGTALGIVDEKKMLKRGGAKPGDLIGVTGPIGTAAAGFFAVQSNIDAPGIKKSLFTPFPRTKEGCVLSDSGYVTACMDVTDGLAYSINEISRHSGNVYFEIDWEKIPITEETKDVIRRTNSDELETVLYFGGEYELVFTFDPLGEEYLRKALGGNFYIIGEAKGNDNVMMKSGKPVKLEYRGWEHFKS, from the coding sequence ATGGCTACCCTGGGCACTGTCGGAGAAAAAGCACTTGTAAATGAGATTGTTAAAAACTCACACAGCAGAGTGGCTCTGGGTCCTGGGGATGATGCAGCTGCCATCAAAATCGGAGACAAATGCATAGTAGTTTCGTCTGACATCATGTCTAAAAAAACTCATGCGTCTGAAGGAATGAGCTATTATGATATCGGCTGGTTCGCAGCGGCAGTTAATTACAGCGATGTGGCTGCCATGGGTGCTGCTCCAATCGGCATACTCGTATCACTGTTCATGGAAAGGGATCTGGAAGTTTCATGTTTCAGAGAAATGATGAGAGGAGTACGGGAATGCTCAGACGCAATAGGCGCAGAGATTCTGGGCGGAGACACCAAAGAAGGTGCAGGCATTGTGATTTCCGGAACAGCTCTGGGAATAGTTGATGAAAAAAAGATGCTGAAAAGAGGCGGGGCAAAGCCAGGAGATCTCATAGGAGTTACCGGGCCGATCGGAACTGCAGCCGCTGGTTTCTTTGCTGTCCAGTCAAATATTGACGCTCCCGGAATTAAAAAAAGTCTGTTCACACCGTTTCCAAGAACCAAAGAAGGATGTGTTCTTTCAGATTCCGGCTATGTGACTGCCTGCATGGATGTGACCGACGGACTGGCATACTCAATCAATGAGATATCCAGACACAGCGGAAATGTATATTTTGAAATTGACTGGGAAAAAATCCCCATCACAGAAGAAACCAAAGATGTCATCCGAAGAACCAATTCAGACGAGCTGGAAACTGTGCTATACTTCGGAGGAGAGTACGAACTTGTATTCACATTTGATCCTCTGGGAGAAGAGTATCTGCGCAAAGCCCTTGGAGGTAATTTTTACATCATAGGTGAAGCAAAGGGGAATGATAATGTCATGATGAAAAGTGGAAAACCAGTTAAATTAGAATACAGGGGTTGGGAACATTTTAAAAGCTGA
- a CDS encoding nickel-dependent lactate racemase family protein, producing the protein MKLTIPYGKDEAQDLVIPDENFAGVIYPNDVTVGNESDEIRRALDNPAGGPTLEEFLKGGKDVVFIVNDGTRPTPTRKVLDALDERMDLSSARYLIATGSHRAPTDEEYDFIFGKHYQPLKDKIYSHDSKNDNCINLGKSKNGTEMEVNEMAVNADRLVIITSVEPHYFAGYTGGRKSFLPGVASYKTIEQNHKLAMKREAQALVLDGNPVHEDMMDALEVVKGKQIFAIQIVLDRHQNIYKVEAGDLHKSFAAAVAHANEVFSVKIKEKADIVVSVAPYPMDVDLYQSQKALDNGKWALKDEGIIIMVSKCREGVGHPTFLQQLSLSSDPKEVLENLAKEYKLGYHKAAKMAEIAVWANMWAVTELDHELLKKANIRPFYKIQDAIDTALSLKNDAKILISMDGSITVPRVE; encoded by the coding sequence ATGAAATTGACTATTCCTTATGGGAAGGACGAAGCACAGGACTTAGTAATCCCAGATGAAAACTTTGCAGGTGTAATATATCCTAATGATGTAACAGTCGGAAACGAATCCGATGAGATCCGCCGAGCGTTGGACAATCCTGCTGGAGGTCCGACTCTTGAAGAGTTCCTCAAAGGCGGTAAAGACGTAGTATTCATTGTTAATGACGGAACCCGTCCAACACCGACCAGAAAAGTATTGGATGCTTTGGATGAGCGCATGGATCTTTCATCGGCTAGATACCTGATAGCAACTGGCTCCCACCGCGCCCCTACAGATGAAGAATATGACTTCATATTTGGAAAACATTATCAGCCGCTGAAGGACAAGATTTATTCTCACGATTCTAAAAATGACAACTGCATCAATCTGGGAAAGTCAAAAAACGGCACAGAGATGGAAGTCAATGAAATGGCAGTCAATGCTGACAGACTTGTGATCATCACCTCTGTCGAACCGCATTATTTTGCAGGATATACGGGAGGCAGAAAAAGCTTCCTTCCCGGCGTAGCTTCATACAAAACAATCGAGCAGAATCACAAACTGGCAATGAAGCGCGAGGCTCAGGCGCTGGTGCTTGATGGAAATCCGGTCCATGAGGATATGATGGATGCTCTTGAGGTTGTCAAAGGAAAGCAGATATTTGCAATCCAGATTGTATTGGACAGGCATCAGAATATCTATAAAGTGGAGGCAGGAGATCTCCATAAATCATTTGCAGCAGCCGTAGCACATGCAAATGAGGTATTTTCAGTCAAAATAAAAGAGAAAGCCGATATTGTCGTCTCAGTCGCACCTTATCCAATGGATGTAGATTTATATCAGTCCCAGAAAGCTTTGGACAATGGCAAGTGGGCTCTAAAAGATGAAGGAATTATTATAATGGTTTCAAAATGCAGGGAAGGCGTGGGACACCCGACATTCCTGCAGCAGCTTTCGCTTTCAAGCGATCCCAAAGAAGTGCTTGAAAATCTGGCGAAAGAGTATAAATTAGGATACCATAAAGCAGCAAAGATGGCAGAAATTGCTGTGTGGGCTAATATGTGGGCGGTTACTGAACTTGACCACGAGCTTTTGAAGAAAGCAAATATTAGGCCATTCTACAAGATTCAGGATGCAATTGACACTGCTTTAAGTTTGAAGAATGATGCTAAGATTCTTATCAGCATGGACGGAAGCATCACTGTTCCAAGGGTGGAATAA
- a CDS encoding (Fe-S)-binding protein: MADYIECTNLKNLKTEMMTCTMCGFCKSVCPAFENTGWDRGVARGRMVLSYGLMQNEIPADKSVIEALYQCTTCKDCERRCPSKVRVVDVVESARRDLVAAGNVLPQHKKAIDNIRMFGNPFGSQKSVPEILGQVPKHAKLGYFVGCTSAYRNTSTAKATISILSKLGEDFTLVNEVCCGSVMQRVGWHEDDVIAQMKKNIDAITAQGVETVVFSCAGCYRMFKEEYPKYVEVPFKVLHISEYLDSKDLKLSSFDKKVTYHDPCHLGRHAGVYKSPRNVISKIPGVDFKEMSRNSATSRCCGGGGGVRSAYPELSSQISAGRVKEASFADVLITSCPFCVNNLNVGKEQIKADVEIIDLVELIDSLL, encoded by the coding sequence ATGGCAGATTACATAGAATGTACTAATCTAAAAAACCTGAAAACTGAAATGATGACCTGCACAATGTGCGGATTCTGCAAAAGCGTATGCCCGGCATTTGAAAACACTGGCTGGGACAGAGGAGTAGCAAGGGGAAGAATGGTCCTCTCTTATGGTTTGATGCAGAATGAAATTCCAGCTGATAAATCAGTCATCGAAGCACTCTATCAGTGCACAACCTGCAAGGACTGCGAAAGACGCTGTCCCTCCAAGGTAAGAGTGGTAGATGTAGTGGAAAGCGCCCGCAGGGATCTCGTTGCAGCAGGAAATGTGCTCCCCCAGCACAAGAAAGCAATTGACAACATCAGGATGTTTGGAAATCCGTTTGGCAGTCAAAAGTCTGTACCAGAGATTCTCGGACAGGTTCCTAAACATGCTAAACTGGGATATTTTGTGGGATGTACATCAGCTTACAGAAACACTTCTACCGCAAAAGCCACAATATCTATCCTTTCAAAGCTGGGTGAGGATTTCACTCTGGTAAATGAAGTGTGCTGTGGAAGTGTGATGCAGCGCGTAGGGTGGCATGAAGATGATGTTATAGCGCAGATGAAAAAGAACATCGATGCCATTACCGCCCAGGGAGTCGAGACCGTTGTATTCTCATGTGCTGGATGCTACCGTATGTTCAAAGAAGAGTATCCAAAATATGTAGAAGTTCCATTCAAGGTTCTTCACATTTCAGAATACTTAGACTCCAAGGATCTCAAGCTTTCTTCATTTGATAAGAAAGTTACCTACCACGATCCATGCCACCTGGGACGTCACGCAGGCGTTTACAAATCACCAAGAAATGTGATTTCAAAGATTCCCGGCGTAGATTTCAAAGAAATGTCGAGAAACTCTGCAACTTCCCGCTGCTGCGGAGGCGGAGGCGGTGTAAGATCAGCATATCCAGAGCTCTCATCTCAGATTTCTGCAGGCCGTGTTAAGGAGGCCAGCTTTGCTGACGTTTTAATCACATCCTGTCCGTTCTGCGTGAATAATCTGAATGTGGGAAAGGAACAGATCAAAGCAGACGTTGAAATCATCGATCTCGTAGAGCTTATAGACTCACTTCTATAA
- the folP gene encoding dihydropteroate synthase — protein sequence MKSNIFLSSSSKKPLVMGILNVTPDSFSDGGRHLDFKRAQVHAERMLDEGADIIDIGGESTRPGSLPVSVDEELKRVIPILKQIADSYDVPISVDTRKAEVAEAALEAGASIINDVSGFSNDMMELIASSGAKAVLMHSLWDPDVMQKNVCSDTYSDVISDMLVWAEQRIFAAEEFGVKKSQLIFDPGIGFGKLSSHNLEIIRRCSELKSIGLPLLIGASRKNFIGELTKKPPSERLGGSLAVVAAVYGCADIVRVHDVTETVDLVKVLDAIQDY from the coding sequence TTGAAAAGCAATATTTTTTTGAGTTCTTCTTCGAAAAAGCCTCTTGTAATGGGAATTTTAAATGTAACTCCAGACTCATTCTCGGATGGAGGCAGGCATCTGGATTTTAAGCGTGCCCAGGTTCACGCCGAAAGGATGCTGGATGAGGGTGCAGACATTATCGACATCGGCGGAGAATCTACCCGTCCGGGTTCACTGCCAGTTTCCGTGGATGAAGAGCTGAAAAGGGTAATCCCGATTCTAAAGCAGATAGCTGATTCTTATGATGTCCCAATATCTGTTGATACGAGAAAAGCAGAGGTGGCAGAGGCAGCTTTGGAAGCAGGCGCCTCAATAATCAACGATGTCAGCGGATTCAGCAATGATATGATGGAACTGATCGCTTCATCTGGTGCGAAAGCAGTACTGATGCATTCTCTGTGGGATCCAGACGTCATGCAGAAAAATGTCTGCTCAGATACATACTCTGATGTCATTTCAGACATGCTCGTCTGGGCAGAACAGAGAATTTTCGCTGCAGAAGAATTTGGAGTTAAGAAAAGCCAGTTAATTTTTGATCCTGGCATCGGGTTTGGAAAACTCTCGAGCCATAATCTTGAAATCATTAGAAGATGCAGTGAGCTGAAATCTATCGGTTTGCCGCTCCTGATCGGAGCTTCACGTAAAAACTTCATCGGGGAGCTGACTAAAAAACCGCCTTCTGAACGGCTCGGCGGAAGTTTAGCCGTTGTAGCTGCAGTCTATGGCTGTGCAGACATTGTGAGAGTTCACGATGTCACTGAAACTGTAGATCTGGTTAAGGTTCTGGATGCTATTCAAGATTATTAA
- a CDS encoding MMPL family transporter, producing the protein MIEKLASCITKHYKWIIAIWIIALLIAVPFVPKLSQVLVYDETQMAPPDVESMSAQDYISENFGSADAVPGTIIVLESPESITDEESLNLIYSIQSQLYEKYGSDVTVTSVYTPLQEFLIMMNAAYQSVQAQYPVLTEDQIAESVLGNLIQTGVLPPDLTQPQHMQMVGVIKQAGQLGVSPSQSAVLELNKAVIEEMGGLSNIEALFPALGDSLSLLISENGKITMMTLAYGESGSATDEQLSELRTIVNGAAEGTSVQHWITGSDPLGSDLEESTMSDLKIIEPVTIVLVLVLIGLFFRSLLGAVMPPLSVGIALGISFSLVYLLSFVMQIHYSVETLMLTGMMGAGCDYCIFILSRYREERKAGRDKESSVRESVMWAGESIATSGATVVIGFGALAIANFSMLQSMGIALALGVLIALLVALTLIPSLLMLLGDKLFWPAKFGKPTDPETFKKKSMKTKDKVGYFTRSAKFAIKHAKVLVVAMILISVPAIYLVVEMEQSYDFVGAMADTESTEGLAVLGEGFGSGVIQPTQIAISFNDEFLLPDNTPNLDEFNQASELASMIGEMDGVASVTDLQQQLENGTINSILSDDGKSLLLTVVFQNDPYDAVSMDSLNNMRNIDPEEEGWSAVNAIYVGGSTALMYDISQLVQNDMNTVEIVVVIAIYLVLLFVLGAVVSPLRSIITILLSISWTLAVMVLLFQYGLGQDILWIVPMVLLVVCLGLGMDYDILLTTRIREEIAKGKSNDDAIVYSVEKTGGIITACGFIMAAAFGSMMLSSGYLLKEFGFALMFAILLDAMFVRIYLVPAIMSLLGKWNWWAPAPIAKMYKKRNARRLKNVQASQDYLSSWQRKPEE; encoded by the coding sequence ATGATAGAAAAGCTGGCTAGTTGCATAACTAAACATTATAAGTGGATCATTGCAATATGGATCATTGCATTACTCATTGCAGTGCCATTTGTTCCTAAATTGAGTCAGGTCTTGGTATATGACGAGACTCAAATGGCTCCTCCAGATGTTGAATCAATGTCTGCTCAGGATTATATAAGTGAGAATTTTGGAAGTGCTGATGCGGTTCCCGGAACCATCATTGTTCTGGAGTCACCCGAAAGCATTACTGATGAAGAATCTTTGAATTTGATTTATTCGATACAAAGTCAGCTGTATGAAAAATACGGCTCTGATGTGACTGTAACTTCTGTATACACGCCTCTTCAAGAATTTTTAATCATGATGAATGCGGCATACCAGAGTGTTCAGGCTCAATATCCAGTTTTGACCGAAGATCAAATTGCAGAGTCTGTACTGGGTAATTTAATCCAAACCGGAGTTCTCCCCCCTGACCTAACTCAGCCGCAGCATATGCAGATGGTTGGAGTAATTAAACAGGCTGGACAACTGGGAGTTTCTCCAAGTCAGTCTGCAGTACTTGAACTCAACAAGGCCGTTATAGAAGAAATGGGCGGGCTGAGCAACATTGAAGCTTTGTTCCCTGCGCTTGGAGATTCTTTATCATTATTGATCTCTGAGAATGGAAAAATCACCATGATGACTCTTGCATACGGCGAGAGCGGGTCTGCAACGGACGAGCAGCTTTCAGAACTCAGAACTATTGTAAATGGTGCAGCAGAGGGAACATCCGTGCAGCACTGGATTACTGGATCAGATCCTCTTGGATCAGACCTTGAAGAAAGCACAATGAGTGATCTGAAAATTATCGAGCCAGTTACGATCGTTCTTGTTTTAGTTCTGATTGGTCTCTTCTTCCGTTCCCTGCTGGGTGCCGTAATGCCGCCGCTCTCAGTCGGTATCGCCTTAGGAATTTCATTCTCGTTGGTATACCTGCTGAGCTTCGTGATGCAGATTCACTACTCTGTTGAGACTCTCATGCTCACAGGTATGATGGGAGCCGGGTGTGATTACTGTATCTTTATTCTATCACGTTACAGGGAAGAGCGTAAAGCCGGAAGGGATAAGGAGAGCAGCGTAAGAGAATCCGTCATGTGGGCCGGCGAATCAATTGCCACCTCTGGTGCAACAGTGGTCATTGGTTTCGGTGCCCTGGCGATTGCAAACTTCTCGATGCTTCAATCAATGGGTATTGCTTTAGCTCTGGGAGTACTGATCGCATTACTTGTCGCTTTAACTCTAATTCCTTCATTACTCATGCTGTTGGGAGACAAACTCTTCTGGCCGGCTAAGTTCGGTAAACCGACAGATCCCGAGACTTTCAAAAAGAAGTCTATGAAAACTAAAGACAAAGTTGGCTATTTCACAAGGAGTGCCAAGTTTGCCATCAAACATGCAAAAGTGTTAGTCGTTGCTATGATCCTGATTTCTGTACCAGCTATCTATTTAGTTGTAGAAATGGAGCAGAGCTATGACTTCGTTGGTGCCATGGCTGATACTGAAAGTACCGAGGGTCTTGCTGTATTAGGAGAAGGCTTTGGTTCTGGTGTAATCCAGCCTACGCAGATAGCCATTTCATTTAATGACGAGTTCCTTCTGCCAGATAATACTCCGAACCTTGACGAATTCAATCAAGCGTCAGAGCTAGCGAGCATGATCGGGGAAATGGATGGTGTAGCTTCGGTTACGGATCTTCAGCAGCAGTTAGAGAATGGAACAATAAACTCAATTTTAAGCGATGACGGCAAATCTCTTCTGCTCACAGTCGTCTTCCAGAATGATCCATACGATGCAGTATCTATGGATTCACTCAATAATATGAGGAACATAGATCCAGAGGAAGAAGGATGGTCTGCTGTAAATGCAATATATGTCGGCGGCTCAACAGCTCTGATGTATGATATTTCACAGCTTGTTCAAAACGATATGAACACAGTTGAGATTGTAGTTGTAATTGCTATCTATCTCGTACTTCTGTTCGTTCTGGGCGCGGTAGTCAGTCCGCTTAGATCCATCATTACAATTCTTCTAAGCATCTCATGGACTCTGGCAGTAATGGTGCTGCTGTTCCAATATGGATTAGGACAGGACATCTTATGGATTGTTCCGATGGTTCTTCTTGTAGTCTGTCTTGGACTGGGAATGGACTATGATATTCTGCTTACCACAAGGATACGTGAGGAAATTGCAAAAGGAAAATCCAATGATGATGCGATTGTTTACTCGGTTGAGAAGACTGGAGGAATCATCACAGCGTGCGGATTCATCATGGCAGCAGCCTTCGGAAGCATGATGCTGTCAAGCGGATACCTTCTCAAAGAATTTGGATTCGCTCTGATGTTCGCAATTCTCCTGGATGCTATGTTTGTTCGTATCTATCTTGTTCCAGCTATAATGTCTCTGCTTGGCAAATGGAACTGGTGGGCACCGGCGCCAATAGCAAAAATGTACAAAAAGAGGAATGCCAGAAGGCTGAAAAACGTCCAAGCTTCTCAGGACTATCTTTCTTCATGGCAAAGAAAACCAGAGGAGTAA
- a CDS encoding DUF2116 family Zn-ribbon domain-containing protein, with amino-acid sequence MATASLVPHSHCKLCEEPITEGEEYCSEKCKTEYESKEKKSNLKENLFIVVAAIVVIAIGVIFYF; translated from the coding sequence ATGGCGACTGCAAGCCTTGTACCGCACTCACATTGTAAATTGTGTGAAGAACCAATTACAGAAGGTGAGGAGTACTGCTCTGAAAAATGCAAGACTGAATATGAGTCTAAGGAAAAAAAATCAAATCTCAAGGAAAACCTGTTCATCGTGGTGGCTGCAATAGTTGTAATTGCAATCGGTGTAATATTCTACTTCTAA
- a CDS encoding 4Fe-4S dicluster domain-containing protein, with the protein MRQILVDLAKCKGCRQCEKACSNAHSATTTGDSKPVSRVKVLFTKSENGKKGSPYPMRCHQCEFPKCAEACMSGALIKTKDGIVIHEDDRCVGCWMCVMTCPYGAVFRDVERKVVVKCDTCLDDEIPACVAVCKFDAMKIEESK; encoded by the coding sequence ATGAGACAAATACTTGTTGACCTAGCGAAATGTAAAGGATGCAGGCAGTGTGAAAAGGCCTGCTCTAATGCACATAGTGCAACGACAACAGGAGATTCCAAACCGGTCTCACGTGTAAAAGTCTTATTCACCAAGTCTGAAAATGGAAAGAAAGGAAGTCCCTATCCTATGCGCTGTCATCAGTGTGAGTTTCCAAAATGTGCTGAAGCCTGCATGTCAGGCGCACTTATCAAAACTAAAGATGGAATTGTAATTCATGAAGATGACAGATGTGTCGGCTGCTGGATGTGTGTTATGACCTGCCCATACGGAGCTGTATTCCGGGATGTGGAGAGAAAAGTGGTTGTAAAATGCGATACCTGCCTTGATGACGAAATTCCTGCCTGTGTAGCTGTATGTAAATTTGATGCTATGAAAATAGAGGAATCCAAATGA